A stretch of Synechococcus sp. WH 8020 DNA encodes these proteins:
- the rplB gene encoding 50S ribosomal protein L2, whose amino-acid sequence MAIRTFRPYTPGTRTRVVTDFSEVTGRKPERSLVVSKHRRKGRNNRGVITCRHRGGGHKRQYRLVDFRRNKHGVTAKVAAIHYDPHRNARLALLFYADGEKRYILAPAGISIGQTVVSGTEVPIEIGNAMPLSAIPLGSSVHCVELYAGRGGQMVRTAGASAQVMAKEGDYVALKLPSTEVRLVRRECFATLGEVGNAEIRNTSLGKAGRRRWLGRRPQVRGSVMNPCDHPHGGGEGRAPIGRSGPVTPWGKPALGLKTRKRNKPSNKFVLRKRRKTSKRSRGGRDS is encoded by the coding sequence ATGGCAATTCGTACTTTCCGCCCCTACACCCCCGGTACCAGAACCCGGGTAGTCACAGACTTCAGTGAAGTCACCGGCCGCAAGCCGGAACGCTCCTTGGTGGTGTCGAAACACCGCCGCAAAGGACGCAACAATCGTGGTGTGATCACCTGCCGTCATCGCGGAGGTGGTCATAAGCGCCAATACCGCTTGGTCGACTTCCGTCGCAACAAGCATGGCGTCACCGCCAAGGTGGCTGCGATCCACTACGACCCACACCGCAATGCGCGGTTGGCCCTGCTTTTTTACGCTGATGGCGAAAAGCGTTACATCCTTGCTCCGGCTGGGATCAGCATCGGCCAAACAGTGGTGTCAGGCACTGAGGTGCCGATCGAGATCGGCAATGCCATGCCGCTCTCAGCCATCCCACTCGGTTCAAGCGTTCATTGCGTTGAGCTTTATGCCGGACGCGGTGGTCAGATGGTTCGAACCGCAGGAGCAAGTGCTCAGGTCATGGCCAAAGAGGGCGATTACGTCGCCCTCAAACTCCCCTCCACTGAGGTGCGCCTCGTGAGGCGTGAGTGCTTCGCCACTCTTGGCGAAGTGGGCAACGCTGAAATTCGCAACACCAGCTTGGGCAAAGCTGGTCGCCGCCGTTGGCTGGGGCGTCGTCCTCAGGTCCGAGGCAGCGTGATGAACCCTTGCGATCACCCTCATGGTGGTGGTGAAGGCCGTGCACCCATTGGGCGCTCGGGACCTGTCACCCCTTGGGGCAAACCCGCTTTGGGCCTCAAAACCCGCAAGCGGAACAAGCCCAGCAACAAGTTCGTCCTCCGGAAACGTCGCAAGACGTCCAAGCGGAGCCGTGGCGGACGCGATTCCTGA
- the rplX gene encoding 50S ribosomal protein L24 — MATATSKSAPAERIKMRLRKGDTVQVIAGKDKGKTGEVLRTLPNENRVIVEGLNMRTRHVKPTQEGETGRIVTEEASLHASNVMFYSTAKKVASRIELITEKDGSKKRRLKKTGEVID, encoded by the coding sequence ATGGCTACCGCAACATCCAAATCTGCCCCAGCTGAGCGCATCAAGATGCGTCTTCGTAAAGGTGACACCGTTCAGGTGATTGCAGGTAAAGACAAAGGCAAAACAGGAGAAGTCCTGCGCACCTTGCCTAACGAAAACCGAGTGATCGTGGAGGGACTCAATATGAGAACTCGTCACGTCAAGCCCACACAGGAAGGTGAAACTGGACGAATTGTCACTGAAGAAGCATCACTGCATGCTTCCAATGTGATGTTCTATTCCACCGCCAAAAAGGTTGCCAGTCGTATTGAACTGATTACCGAAAAAGACGGCAGCAAAAAGCGCCGCCTTAAGAAAACAGGCGAAGTGATCGACTGA
- the rplD gene encoding 50S ribosomal protein L4 produces MANCIVRDWQGKEAGNASLDLKVAKEASALDLMHRAVLRQQAHSRQGTASTLTRSEVRGGGRKPYKQKGTGRARQGSVRTPLRPGGGIIFGPKPRSYNLAMNRKERRSALRTALMARIEDLVVVKDFATTLTTPKTKEIIDALGRLDVSATSKVLIILTNPSEAVRRSIRNLETVKLIAADQLNVFDLLHANKLVVGEDALAKIQEVYGDD; encoded by the coding sequence ATGGCTAATTGCATCGTTCGCGATTGGCAAGGGAAAGAAGCTGGCAACGCAAGCCTTGACTTAAAGGTTGCGAAAGAAGCCAGTGCCCTTGATCTGATGCATCGCGCAGTGTTGCGTCAGCAGGCCCACAGCCGTCAAGGCACCGCAAGCACCCTCACTCGATCAGAGGTGAGAGGTGGTGGACGCAAGCCTTACAAGCAAAAAGGTACGGGCCGCGCGCGTCAGGGTTCCGTCCGCACTCCACTGCGTCCAGGTGGCGGCATCATTTTTGGACCCAAGCCCAGGTCCTACAACCTTGCGATGAACCGCAAGGAACGTCGTTCAGCCCTTCGTACTGCGCTGATGGCGCGTATTGAGGATTTAGTGGTGGTGAAGGATTTCGCAACCACTCTGACGACTCCGAAGACCAAAGAGATCATCGATGCTCTGGGGAGACTTGACGTTTCCGCCACGAGCAAGGTTTTGATCATCCTCACCAATCCCTCCGAAGCGGTGCGCCGCTCTATTCGGAACTTGGAAACCGTGAAGTTGATCGCAGCCGACCAACTCAACGTCTTCGATCTGCTCCACGCCAACAAGCTGGTTGTGGGCGAGGACGCACTCGCAAAGATTCAGGAGGTCTACGGCGATGACTGA
- the rplV gene encoding 50S ribosomal protein L22 gives MTTSSPTATTAQAHGRFIRGSVSKVRRVLDQIRGRTYRDALIMLEFMPYRSTGPITKVLRSAVANAEHNLGLDPATLVISQASADMGPSMKRYRPRAQGRAFAIKKQTCHISIAVAAQTDS, from the coding sequence ATGACAACGTCATCCCCAACGGCAACCACTGCCCAAGCGCACGGCCGCTTCATTCGCGGCTCCGTTTCCAAGGTGCGTCGTGTACTCGATCAAATCCGTGGCCGCACCTACCGCGACGCGCTGATCATGCTCGAGTTCATGCCCTACCGCTCAACCGGTCCGATCACGAAAGTGCTTCGCTCCGCCGTAGCCAATGCCGAGCACAACCTTGGACTTGACCCAGCAACCTTGGTCATTTCCCAGGCCAGCGCTGACATGGGTCCATCCATGAAGCGGTACCGGCCCCGCGCTCAAGGTCGCGCCTTCGCGATCAAAAAACAGACCTGCCACATCAGCATTGCTGTGGCAGCTCAGACCGACTCCTGA
- the rplC gene encoding 50S ribosomal protein L3, translating into MSIGILGKKLGMSQFFDEQGKAVPVTLIEAGPCRITQLKSSETDGYQAVQIGFGEIREKLINKPAKGHLAKSGEDLVRHLCEYRVDDLDGIQLGGAVTVGDFAAGQKVDVSGDTMGRGFAGLQKRHGFSRGPMTHGSKNHRQPGSIGAGTTPGRIYPGKRMSGRYGGKKITTRGLTILKIDSDRNLLVVKGSVPGKPGSLLNIRPANRVGAKPAKGGK; encoded by the coding sequence ATGTCTATCGGCATTCTTGGGAAGAAGTTGGGCATGTCCCAATTCTTCGACGAGCAAGGCAAAGCCGTTCCGGTCACATTGATCGAAGCGGGTCCTTGCCGCATCACCCAGCTCAAAAGTTCAGAAACTGACGGCTACCAAGCCGTACAGATCGGTTTTGGCGAGATTCGCGAAAAGCTGATCAACAAACCAGCGAAAGGTCATCTCGCCAAATCTGGCGAGGACCTCGTTCGTCACCTCTGTGAATATCGCGTCGACGACCTCGATGGGATTCAGTTAGGTGGCGCCGTCACCGTCGGTGACTTCGCGGCTGGTCAGAAAGTAGACGTCAGTGGCGACACCATGGGTCGTGGCTTTGCTGGTCTGCAAAAGCGCCATGGTTTCAGTCGTGGGCCAATGACGCACGGCTCCAAAAATCATCGCCAACCCGGTTCAATCGGTGCCGGCACTACGCCAGGCAGGATTTATCCAGGCAAACGGATGTCCGGTCGCTACGGCGGCAAAAAAATCACAACCCGTGGTTTGACGATCCTGAAAATTGACAGCGATCGCAACCTTCTCGTGGTGAAAGGTTCTGTTCCGGGCAAACCTGGTTCACTGCTGAACATTCGTCCCGCAAACCGGGTGGGCGCCAAGCCCGCTAAAGGAGGTAAGTGA
- the rpsE gene encoding 30S ribosomal protein S5: MTTEPNNQTTSNDVPSASDVPAAAEGQGQQQEQRRGGGRGDRRGGRGDRRRGQERDSEWQERVVQIRRVSKTVKGGKKMSFRAIVVVGNERGQVGVGVGKAGDVIGAVRKGVADGKKHLVKVPLTRHNSIPTLSNGRDGAASVLIRPAAPGTGVIAGGSIRTVLELAGIKNVLAKRLGSKTPLNNARAAMVALQLLRTHKETAKERGISLEQIYS, from the coding sequence ATGACGACCGAACCCAACAACCAGACCACCTCCAACGACGTGCCATCGGCTTCTGACGTTCCGGCAGCAGCTGAAGGTCAAGGCCAACAACAGGAGCAGCGCCGCGGTGGCGGCCGCGGTGACCGTCGCGGAGGTCGTGGCGACCGTCGCCGCGGCCAAGAACGTGATTCCGAATGGCAGGAGCGCGTTGTACAGATCCGTAGGGTCTCCAAAACCGTCAAAGGCGGCAAAAAGATGAGCTTTCGCGCCATCGTTGTTGTCGGCAATGAGCGCGGTCAGGTCGGCGTTGGTGTCGGCAAGGCCGGCGATGTCATCGGTGCCGTACGCAAGGGCGTCGCTGATGGCAAAAAGCACCTGGTAAAAGTCCCTCTAACCCGCCACAACTCGATCCCGACTCTGTCGAATGGTCGTGACGGCGCAGCGAGTGTTCTCATCCGTCCAGCCGCTCCTGGTACCGGTGTAATTGCCGGTGGATCCATTCGTACGGTGCTCGAGCTCGCAGGCATTAAAAATGTCTTGGCGAAACGCCTGGGAAGCAAAACTCCTCTTAATAACGCTCGGGCTGCCATGGTGGCCCTACAACTGCTCCGCACTCACAAGGAGACAGCCAAGGAACGGGGGATCTCCCTCGAGCAGATCTACTCCTGA
- the rpsS gene encoding 30S ribosomal protein S19 — MGRSLKKGPFIADSLLRKVEKQNAADDKSVIKTWSRASTILPMMIGHTIAVHNGRTHVPVFVTEQMVGHKLGEFAPTRTFKGHIKDKKGGR, encoded by the coding sequence ATGGGACGTTCTCTCAAAAAAGGCCCATTTATTGCTGACAGCCTTCTTCGCAAGGTTGAAAAGCAAAACGCGGCTGACGACAAGTCAGTCATCAAGACGTGGTCCAGGGCCTCCACAATTTTGCCGATGATGATCGGCCATACCATTGCCGTTCACAACGGCAGAACCCACGTACCAGTCTTCGTGACTGAGCAAATGGTGGGGCACAAATTGGGTGAATTCGCACCCACACGCACCTTTAAGGGCCACATCAAAGACAAGAAAGGAGGCCGCTGA
- the rplE gene encoding 50S ribosomal protein L5, with product MSLKQRYRETIQPKLLKDLSLSNIHEVPKVLKVTVNRGLGEAATNAKSLEASVNELAQITGQKVVITRAKKAIAAFKIRQGMPIGCAVTLRGDRMYAFLERFINLALPRIRDFRGVSPKSFDGRGNYTVGVREQIIFPEISFDKIDAIRGMDITIVTSARTDEEGRALLREMGMPFRSN from the coding sequence ATGTCACTAAAACAGCGCTATCGGGAGACCATTCAGCCAAAATTGCTGAAAGATTTGAGTCTCTCCAACATTCATGAAGTTCCCAAGGTGCTGAAAGTCACCGTTAATCGCGGACTCGGCGAAGCAGCCACCAATGCAAAGTCCCTCGAGGCTTCGGTGAACGAATTGGCCCAAATCACTGGCCAAAAAGTTGTTATCACCAGAGCCAAGAAAGCGATTGCAGCTTTCAAAATCCGCCAGGGAATGCCGATTGGATGTGCCGTCACCCTCCGCGGTGATCGCATGTATGCGTTTTTAGAACGCTTCATCAACTTGGCGCTGCCCCGCATTCGCGATTTTCGAGGCGTCAGCCCGAAAAGTTTCGATGGCCGTGGGAATTACACAGTGGGAGTTAGAGAGCAAATCATCTTCCCAGAGATCTCTTTCGACAAGATCGACGCCATCAGAGGCATGGACATCACAATTGTGACGTCAGCCCGCACGGATGAAGAGGGCCGGGCCCTCCTCCGCGAGATGGGAATGCCATTCCGCAGCAACTGA
- the rpsC gene encoding 30S ribosomal protein S3 has translation MGHKIHPTGLRLGITQEHRSRWYASSKSYPALLQEDDRIRKFIHKKYGSAGISDVLIARKADQLEVELKTARPGVLVGRQGSGIEDLRSGIQKTVGDSSRQVRINVVEVERVDADAFLLAEYIAQQLEKRVAFRRTIRMAVQRAQRAGVLGLKIQVSGRLNGAEIARTEWTREGRVPLHTLRAEIDYATKVASTTYGVLGIKVWVFKGEVLSDDSQQQIPVGANPRRRAGRRPQQFEDRSNEG, from the coding sequence ATGGGACACAAAATCCATCCAACCGGCTTACGCCTGGGGATCACCCAGGAGCACCGGTCACGCTGGTACGCATCCAGCAAAAGTTATCCCGCCCTCCTGCAAGAGGACGATCGAATTCGCAAGTTCATCCACAAGAAGTACGGCTCAGCCGGCATCAGCGATGTGCTGATCGCCCGCAAAGCTGATCAACTTGAGGTTGAGCTCAAAACAGCGCGCCCCGGTGTGCTGGTTGGTCGTCAAGGCAGCGGAATTGAAGATCTTCGCAGCGGCATCCAAAAAACCGTTGGTGATTCGAGCCGTCAGGTCCGGATCAACGTGGTTGAAGTGGAGCGTGTGGATGCTGACGCATTCCTTCTGGCTGAGTACATCGCTCAGCAACTCGAGAAACGCGTGGCATTCCGCCGCACCATCCGCATGGCCGTACAGCGCGCTCAACGCGCCGGCGTCCTTGGCCTGAAAATCCAAGTCAGCGGACGCCTGAATGGTGCTGAAATCGCACGTACTGAATGGACTCGTGAAGGACGTGTGCCCTTGCACACCCTTCGCGCCGAAATTGATTACGCCACCAAAGTGGCCAGCACGACCTATGGCGTTCTGGGCATCAAGGTTTGGGTCTTCAAGGGAGAGGTTTTGAGCGACGACTCCCAGCAGCAGATCCCGGTGGGAGCGAATCCCCGCCGTCGGGCCGGTCGGAGGCCCCAACAGTTCGAAGACCGCTCAAACGAGGGTTGA
- a CDS encoding NAD(P)H-quinone oxidoreductase subunit N, with amino-acid sequence MPLLLSGRGFRRELESAGCMAVFAPLEGGAETRLLRRLRGAGYRTQLSSARGLGDPEVFLFQKHGIRPPHLGHQSVGRGAAVGEVQEVMPLLGELMLGAKPVVLWLLEGQVLSRSELSALCDLCRREPRLKVVVEMGGARSLRWQPMKKLLSN; translated from the coding sequence ATGCCGCTGCTGCTGTCTGGTCGTGGTTTCCGCCGTGAGCTGGAGTCGGCAGGTTGTATGGCAGTTTTTGCGCCCCTCGAGGGTGGTGCTGAAACGCGTTTGTTACGCCGATTGCGTGGTGCTGGCTACCGCACACAGCTTTCGTCTGCGCGCGGTTTGGGCGATCCAGAGGTGTTTTTGTTTCAAAAACATGGGATCCGCCCCCCCCATCTTGGACATCAAAGTGTTGGCCGTGGTGCCGCTGTGGGCGAGGTCCAGGAGGTGATGCCACTGCTCGGTGAGTTGATGTTGGGGGCTAAGCCTGTTGTCCTATGGCTTCTTGAAGGTCAGGTGTTATCCCGCTCCGAGTTGTCGGCACTGTGTGATCTTTGTCGCCGAGAGCCCCGTTTAAAAGTGGTTGTGGAAATGGGTGGCGCTCGAAGCCTTCGCTGGCAACCCATGAAGAAGCTTTTGAGCAACTGA
- the rpmC gene encoding 50S ribosomal protein L29: protein MARPTATDLRQLSDADITDQIDGLRRELFELRFQQATRQLGNTHRFKESRLKLAQLLTVQSERKRSAAS from the coding sequence ATGGCACGTCCTACTGCTACAGATCTGCGCCAATTGTCTGACGCAGATATCACTGATCAAATCGACGGCCTCCGCCGCGAATTGTTCGAACTCAGATTCCAGCAGGCCACCCGCCAGCTGGGCAACACGCACCGCTTCAAGGAGAGCCGTCTCAAACTGGCTCAGTTGCTGACGGTGCAATCGGAGCGCAAGCGCTCCGCTGCTTCCTGA
- the rplN gene encoding 50S ribosomal protein L14, producing the protein MIQQETFLTVADNSGAKRIQCIRVLGTNRRYAHVGDVIVATVKDAMPNMGVKKSDIVKAVVVRTKATMRRDTGNSIRFDDNAAVIINDDKNPKGTRVFGPVARELRERSFTKIVSLAPEVI; encoded by the coding sequence ATGATTCAGCAGGAAACATTCCTCACTGTTGCTGACAACAGTGGCGCCAAACGCATCCAATGCATTCGTGTTCTCGGCACCAATCGCCGCTATGCACACGTTGGTGACGTGATCGTTGCCACCGTCAAAGATGCGATGCCAAACATGGGTGTCAAAAAGTCGGACATCGTCAAGGCCGTTGTGGTTCGAACCAAAGCCACCATGCGTCGAGATACTGGGAACTCCATTCGTTTTGATGACAACGCAGCCGTGATCATCAACGACGACAAAAATCCCAAAGGCACTCGGGTCTTTGGACCTGTTGCCCGTGAATTGCGTGAACGCAGTTTCACCAAAATCGTGTCCCTCGCTCCGGAGGTGATCTGA
- the rpsQ gene encoding 30S ribosomal protein S17 gives MALKERVGTVVSDKMDKTVVVAVENRFPHPIYQKTVSRTTRYKAHDEDNACCVGDRVRITETRPLSRHKRWAIAEVLSQSPKAEEVSK, from the coding sequence ATGGCACTCAAAGAAAGGGTCGGCACCGTCGTCAGCGACAAGATGGACAAAACGGTGGTTGTGGCGGTGGAGAACCGCTTCCCCCACCCCATCTATCAAAAGACGGTCAGCCGCACCACCCGCTACAAAGCCCACGACGAAGACAACGCTTGCTGTGTTGGTGACCGTGTCCGGATTACCGAAACGCGTCCACTCAGCCGCCACAAGCGCTGGGCGATTGCTGAAGTCCTCAGTCAAAGCCCCAAAGCTGAGGAGGTGTCTAAATGA
- the rplR gene encoding 50S ribosomal protein L18: MSTLSRKQQTQKRHRRLRRHLSGTANRPRLAVFRSNSHIYAQLIDDEAQNTLCSASTLDKDLRSSLKANGCSCDASVAVGDLVAKRAIAKGIQQVVFDRGGNLYHGRVKALADAAREAGLQF; encoded by the coding sequence ATGTCGACCCTCTCCCGCAAACAGCAGACCCAGAAACGCCACAGGCGTCTGCGTCGCCATCTCAGTGGCACTGCCAATCGTCCCAGACTGGCCGTGTTTCGCTCCAACAGTCACATCTACGCTCAGTTGATCGACGACGAAGCTCAGAACACTCTGTGTTCTGCTTCCACCCTCGACAAAGACCTGCGATCCAGCCTCAAAGCGAATGGCTGCAGCTGTGATGCGTCCGTTGCCGTTGGCGACTTAGTGGCCAAACGTGCCATTGCCAAAGGCATTCAACAAGTTGTCTTCGATCGAGGCGGCAACCTGTACCACGGCCGAGTGAAAGCTCTTGCCGATGCCGCCCGGGAAGCGGGCCTTCAGTTCTGA
- the rplP gene encoding 50S ribosomal protein L16, with protein sequence MLSPKRVKFRKQQRGRMRGVATRGNTIAFGQFALQAQECGWITSRQIEASRRAMTRYVKRGGKIWIRIFPDKPVTMRPAETRMGSGKGNPEFWVAVIKPGRILFEMGGDEITPAIAKEAMRLAQYKLPLKTKFITLDEQEQPAGTNAAASSTVES encoded by the coding sequence ATGCTGAGTCCCAAAAGAGTCAAATTCCGCAAACAACAGCGAGGTCGCATGCGCGGCGTCGCCACTAGAGGCAACACCATTGCCTTTGGTCAGTTTGCGTTGCAAGCCCAAGAATGCGGCTGGATCACTTCGCGTCAAATCGAAGCCAGCCGCCGTGCCATGACCCGCTACGTCAAACGTGGCGGAAAAATCTGGATTCGAATTTTTCCTGACAAGCCCGTCACCATGCGCCCCGCCGAAACCCGAATGGGTTCAGGTAAGGGCAACCCAGAATTCTGGGTTGCTGTGATCAAGCCCGGCAGGATTCTGTTCGAAATGGGCGGTGATGAAATCACCCCTGCGATTGCGAAGGAAGCAATGCGCCTTGCGCAATACAAGCTCCCGCTAAAAACCAAGTTCATCACTCTCGATGAACAGGAACAGCCAGCCGGCACTAATGCTGCTGCCTCTTCAACCGTGGAGTCCTGA
- a CDS encoding 50S ribosomal protein L23, whose amino-acid sequence MTERFTGRLADVIRRPLITEKATRALEQNQYTFEVDHRAAKPDIKAAVEQLFDVKVTGISTMNPPRRSRRIGRFAGKRAQVKKAVVRLAEGNSIQLFPES is encoded by the coding sequence ATGACTGAGCGCTTCACCGGACGTCTGGCCGATGTGATCCGCCGCCCGCTGATCACTGAAAAGGCCACCCGTGCTCTGGAACAAAACCAGTACACGTTTGAGGTGGACCATCGAGCCGCCAAGCCCGACATCAAGGCTGCAGTCGAACAGCTCTTCGATGTCAAGGTCACGGGCATTAGCACCATGAATCCTCCACGCAGGAGTCGTCGCATCGGCCGTTTTGCCGGTAAGCGCGCTCAAGTGAAGAAAGCAGTGGTGCGCCTGGCCGAGGGCAACTCCATCCAACTCTTCCCTGAGTCCTGA
- the rplO gene encoding 50S ribosomal protein L15 has translation MTLRLDSLKPNKGARRRKLRKGRGIAAGQGASCGFGMRGQKSRSGRPTRPGFEGGQMPLYRRVPKLKHFTLVNPKSFTVLNVSALNEIKAGSTVNLDSLVKDGIITSPKSPLKILGNGELKAKLTVQAAAFTASARAKIEAAGGTCEVLD, from the coding sequence ATGACTCTCAGACTCGACTCTCTTAAACCCAACAAAGGTGCTCGTCGGCGCAAATTGCGTAAGGGGCGTGGCATTGCAGCAGGTCAAGGTGCTAGCTGCGGTTTCGGCATGCGCGGGCAAAAGTCTCGCTCAGGCCGTCCCACCCGTCCTGGATTTGAGGGCGGTCAGATGCCCCTGTATCGCCGGGTGCCAAAGCTCAAGCACTTCACCCTGGTCAATCCGAAGTCATTCACCGTTCTCAACGTGAGTGCACTGAACGAGATCAAGGCCGGTAGTACCGTCAATCTCGACTCTCTTGTCAAAGATGGCATTATCACCAGCCCTAAGAGTCCCCTCAAGATTCTTGGCAACGGTGAACTGAAAGCAAAGCTCACCGTTCAGGCTGCTGCCTTTACTGCCTCTGCTCGCGCCAAAATCGAAGCCGCCGGTGGGACCTGTGAGGTTCTCGACTGA
- the rpsH gene encoding 30S ribosomal protein S8, giving the protein MANHDPISDMLTRIRNASEKRHESTKVPASRMSRSIAKVLQQEGFIAEISEQGEGVSTELVLGLKYSGKHRQPTIRSMQRVSKPGLRIYKNTRGLPKVLGGLGVAIISTSKGVMSDRDARKQGVGGEVLCYVY; this is encoded by the coding sequence ATGGCTAATCACGACCCAATTTCCGACATGCTCACTCGTATCCGCAATGCGAGTGAAAAACGTCACGAGTCCACAAAAGTTCCAGCCTCTCGCATGTCCCGCAGCATTGCCAAAGTGCTGCAACAAGAGGGCTTTATCGCTGAAATCAGCGAGCAAGGCGAGGGTGTCAGCACCGAATTAGTGCTGGGACTCAAGTACAGCGGCAAACACCGCCAACCCACCATTCGCTCCATGCAACGGGTCAGCAAGCCTGGCCTGCGCATTTACAAAAACACGCGCGGCCTGCCCAAGGTCCTCGGAGGACTAGGGGTAGCCATCATCTCCACTTCTAAGGGTGTGATGAGCGACCGCGACGCCCGCAAGCAAGGCGTGGGCGGCGAAGTGCTCTGCTACGTCTATTGA
- the rplF gene encoding 50S ribosomal protein L6, with protein MSRIGKNPVPIPDKVNVTLNGLAVTVKGPKGELKRTLPIGVSVNQVDNSIVVEPTSTKRSSRERHGLCRTLVANMVIGVSQGYSKKLEIVGVGSRAQVKGKTLVVSAGYSHPVEVVPPEGITFTVENNTNVTVSGTDKELVGNEAAKIRAIRPPEPYKGKGIKYAGERILRKAGKSGKK; from the coding sequence ATGTCACGTATTGGTAAAAACCCAGTCCCCATTCCCGACAAGGTGAATGTCACACTCAACGGTCTTGCCGTCACTGTGAAGGGACCCAAGGGTGAGCTCAAACGCACCCTTCCTATTGGTGTGAGTGTCAACCAGGTGGATAACTCCATCGTGGTCGAACCCACCAGTACAAAACGCAGTTCCCGTGAACGTCACGGCCTGTGCAGAACTCTCGTCGCCAATATGGTGATTGGAGTGAGTCAGGGCTACTCCAAAAAGCTGGAGATCGTTGGCGTGGGCTCTCGAGCCCAGGTCAAAGGCAAAACCCTCGTCGTAAGTGCTGGCTACAGCCATCCAGTGGAGGTGGTGCCCCCTGAAGGCATCACTTTCACGGTTGAGAACAACACCAACGTCACCGTCTCAGGCACCGACAAGGAATTGGTTGGCAATGAAGCCGCCAAGATCCGCGCCATCCGTCCTCCCGAGCCCTACAAAGGCAAAGGAATTAAGTATGCGGGCGAGCGCATCCTGCGTAAGGCAGGCAAGTCGGGCAAGAAGTAA